A region of Tachyglossus aculeatus isolate mTacAcu1 chromosome X4, mTacAcu1.pri, whole genome shotgun sequence DNA encodes the following proteins:
- the EXOSC3 gene encoding exosome complex component RRP40, translated as MAKRGETKGDWEAKRQIAELLGLRPPEPETKRGPVRIWAQTRLDQMVVPGEQLLLRELAGTGGGDERRLPELIVGCRPRVLCGPGLRRHDHYLLVTKCGLLRHRHGGSSGFGMYWVDSQQKRYIPVKGEHVIGIVTARTGDTFRVDFGGSETASLSYLAFEGATKRNRPDVQVGDLIYGQFIVANKDMEPEIACISSGGKGNGMGVIGQDGLLIKASLGLIRKLLTPGCEIIQEMSKLYPMEIVIGMNGRIWVKARTTQQTLILANILEACEFMTTDERKQILARLADR; from the exons ATGGCGAAGCGCGGCGAGACGAAGGGCGACTGGGAGGCCAAGCGCCAGATCGCCGAGCTGCTGGGGCTGCGCCCGCCGGAACCGGAGACGAAGCGGGGGCCGGTGCGGATCTGGGCGCAGACGCGGCTCGACCAGATGGTGGTGCCCGGGGAGCAGCTGCTGCTGCGGGAGCTGGCCGGCACGGGCGGCGGCGACGAGAGGCGGCTGCCGGAGCTGATCGTGGGCTGCCGGCCCCGCGTGCTGTGCGGGCCCGGCCTGCGCCGCCACGACCACTATCTCCTGGTCACCAAGTGCGGCCTGCTGCGGCACAGGCACGGCGGCAGCTCCGGCTTCGGCATGTACTGGGTGGACTCCCAGCAGAAACGG TATATCCCAGTTAAAGGAGAACATGTGATAGGCATAGTAACAGCGAGAACTGGAGATACAttcagggtggattttggcgGAAGTGAGACCGCATCGCTATCCTATTTGGCGTTTGAAGGTGCAACCAAAAGAAACAGACCAGATGTGCag GTGGGAGATCTTATTTATGGTCAGTTCATTGTCGCCAACAAAGACATGGAACCAGAGATTGCGTGTATCAGCAGTGGCGGAAAAGGAAATGGAATGGGCGTAATTGGACAAGATGGCCTTTTGATTAAGGCTAGTTTGGGTTTAATTAGAAA gcTTCTAACCCCAGGATGTGAAATCATTCAGGAGATGAGTAAACTCTACCCAATGGAGATAGTAATTGGAATGAATGGGAGAATATGGGTAAAAGCAAGAACCACCCAACAGACTTTAATCCTGGCAAATATTTTAGAGGCCTGTGAGTTCATGACAACCGACGAAAGAAAGCAAATATTAGCCAGGCTGGCAGACAGATGA